Proteins co-encoded in one Dasypus novemcinctus isolate mDasNov1 chromosome 6, mDasNov1.1.hap2, whole genome shotgun sequence genomic window:
- the CALHM2 gene encoding calcium homeostasis modulator protein 2, which produces MAALIVENFRFLSLFFKSKDVMIFNGLVALGTVGSQELFTVVAFHCPCSPARNYLYGLAAIGVPALALFLIGVILNNHTWNLVAECQHRRTKNFSAAPIFLLLSSILGRAAVAPVTWSVISLLRGEAYVCALSEFVDPSSLTAGEEAFPPAHATEILARFPCGESPANLVAFREEVSRRLKYESQLFGWLLIGVVAILVFLTKCLKHYCSPLSYRQEAYWAQYRANEDQLFQRTAEVHSRVLAANNVRRFFGFVALNKDDEELVAKFPVEGTQPRPQWNAITGVYLYRENQGLPLYSRLHKWAQGLAGNGTAPDNMEMALLAS; this is translated from the exons ATGGCAGCCCTCATCGTGGAGAACTTCCGTTTCCTGTCACTCTTCTTCAAGAGCAAGGATGTGATGATTTTCAATGGGTTGGTGGCCCTGGGCACGGTGGGCAGCCAGGAGCTGTTCACCGTGGTGGCCTTCCACTGCCCCTGCTCGCCAGCCCGGAACTACCTGTATGGGCTGGCTGCCATCGGTGTGCCCGCCCTGGCACTCTTCTTAATTGGTGTCATCCTCAACAACCATACCTGGAACCTGGTTGCCGAGTGCCAGCACCGGAGGACCAAGAACTTCTCAGCTGCTCCCATCTTCCTCCTCCTGAGCTCCATCCTGGGCCGTGCGGCCGTGGCCCCTGTGACCTGGTCTGTCATCTCTCTGCTGCGTGGGGAGGCCTATGTCTGTGCGCTCAGTGAGTTCGTGGACCCATCCTCACTCACAGCTGGGGAAGAGGCCTTCCCACCAGCCCATGCCACTGAAATCCTGGCCAGGTTCCCTTGCGGGGAGAGCCCTGCCAACCTGGTAGCCTTCCGGGAGGAGGTGAGCCGCAGGCTCAAGTATGAGTCTCAG CTCTTTGGGTGGCTGCTCATCGGCGTGGTGGCTATCCTGGTGTTCCTGACGAAGTGCCTCAAGCATTACTGCTCCCCACTCAGCTACCGCCAGGAGGCCTACTGGGCGCAGTACCGCGCCAACGAGGACCAGCTATTCCAGCGCACGGCCGAGGTACACTCGCGGGTGCTTGCTGCCAACAACGTGCGCCGCTTCTTTGGCTTTGTGGCGCTCAACAAGGATGACGAAGAGCTGGTTGCCAAGTTCCCAGTGGAAGGCACTCAGCCACGGCCACAGTGGAACGCCATCACCGGCGTCTACTTGTACCGCGAGAACCAGGGCCTCCCACTCTATAGCCGTCTGCACAAgtgggcccagggcctggcaggcAACGGCACGGCCCCTGACAACATGGAGATGGCCCTGCTGGCCTCCTAA